One stretch of Epinephelus lanceolatus isolate andai-2023 chromosome 15, ASM4190304v1, whole genome shotgun sequence DNA includes these proteins:
- the LOC117267346 gene encoding uncharacterized protein LOC117267346 isoform X3: MPKKKDIVKSGAPIPRIRENSRLMRTHESMVDFINGRHPGSSILDVFASGLLGLDFLRNFEDDIIYSDEDDDEDDDRFYPYNAAHKVLEPHPRIKQLTDEEADKHAKELIEEEERRKEKTEKNKRKKLRKKEKKRLEKENAVKDILPEEEQGKSDSSENQEENSVIESNAEEKKNPESGETQNGTEASGCDENSCNNKKESVAEIEKEEDQKQDLDLNNSHSSKTNSVPKETCNQRPARERKKEKTKSVEVQQSKEEKPKVVEKPEVQMKKEEIHEPNNETVDPTVEEFAKRSRELAGMGNRLAASGQYEMAVKCFTDAIKYNPKEFKLFGNRSLCYERMQQYENALRDADVALSMEPDWIKGLFRKGKALCGLKRYYEASLIYREVLKLEKMSAEAMQELKRAQTLHLMEMGFSWAQSSEALKTHVTLEEAVEALFGGDSNLGAGDASASRDNVEQPVVQEEDDDEGEWIVLQASRPRTQQVKESDACGQSRSKSQSPTPHSKSSVKPELFPVWVGSLAPAVTYSTLHELFSRAGTVYSIKMLLEHQCAFVNYTRKEDSDRAIQCINGMVVEGAPLSVRYPNRFHNGLGASRSAATDPFSRSGPYKKECFFWRTTGCTRSDCTYRHVPEHKNIDKDKFTSRLGNFHM, from the exons ATGCCGAAGAAGAAAGACATCGTTAAAA GTGGCGCTCCAATCCCTAGAATTCGAGAAAACTCAAGACTAATGCGCACACAT GAAAGTATGGTAGATTTCATAAATGGACGTCATCCTGGGAGCTCCATCCTGGACGTCTTCGCCTCTGGTTTATTAG GTTTAGATTTTTTAAGGAACTTTGAGGATGACATCATATATTCAGACGAAGATGACGATGAAGATGATGATCGCTTTTATCCTTACAATGCTGCTCACAAGGTGTTAGAGCCTCATCCTCGAATAAAACAGCTCACTGACGAG GAGGCTGATAAACATGCAAAGGAATtgatagaagaagaagaaaggcgAAAGGAGAAAACTGAGAAGAACAAGCGTAAGAAATTG cgtaaaaaagaaaagaagcggTTAGAAAAGGAGAATGCAGTTAAAGACATTTTACCT GAGGAAGAACAAGGGAAGTCAGACTCCTCAGAAAATCAGGAAGAAAACTCTGTTATTGAAAGTaatgcagaagaaaagaaaaatcctgAATCAGGCGAAACACAAAATGGAACTGAGGCGTCTGGATGTGACGAGAACAgctgtaataataaaaaagaaagtgttGCAGAAATTGAGAAAGAAGAAGACCAAAAG CAGGATTTGGATTTAAATAATTCACATTCTTCTAAAACCAATTCGGTGCCTAAGGAGACGTGTAACCAGAGGCCTgccagagagaggaaaaaggaaaaaactaaATCAGTAGAAGTTCAGCAGTCCAAGGAGGAAAAGCCAAAAGTTGTGGAGAAACCTGAAGTTCAAATGAAGAAGGAAGAGATTCATGAACCCAATAACGAG ACAGTGGATCCCACTGTAGAGGAGTTTGCAAAAAGAAGCAGAGAGCTCGCTG GTATGGGAAATCGTTTGGCTGCCTCGGGACAGTACGAGATGGCAGTGAAATGCTTTACTGATGCCATTAAATACAACCCAAAGGAATTTAA GTTATTTGGAAATCGATCGCTCTGTTATGAAAGAATGCAGCAGTATGAAAACGCTCTCAGGGATGCTGACGTAGCGCTCTCCATGGAGCCAGACTGGATAAAGGGTTTATTTAGGAAAGGGAAAGCTCTGTGTGGGCTCAAG AGATACTACGAGGCCTCGCTGATCTACAGGGAGGTGTTGAAGCTGGAGAAGATGAGCGCTGAAGCCATGCAGGAGCTCAAACGAGCGCAGACGTTACACCTCATG GAAATGGGCTTCTCGTGGGCGCAGAGCTCTGAGGCGCTTAAAACACACGTCACTTTAGAAGAAGCTGTTGAAGCTCTGTTTGGTGGTGACAGTAATCTGGGTGCTGGAG ATGCCAGTGCCAGTAGGGACAACGTAGAACAACCGGTGGTGCAGGAAGAAGACGACGATGAGGGAGAGTGGATCGTCTTACAAGCAAGTCGTCCTCGAACGCAGCAGGTCAAAGAGTCTGATGCTTGTGGACAGAGCAGGTCGAAATCTCAGTCGCCGACGCCTCATTCAAAGAGTTCTGTCAAACC GGAGCTTTTCCCCGTTTGGGTCGGATCTTTGGCTCCTGCTGTCACCTACTCAACGCTCCATgagctcttcagcag AGCTGGGACGGTCTACAGCATCAAGATGCTGCTGGAACACCAGTGTGCCTTCGTCAACTACACCAGGAAGGAGGACAGTGACCGAGCCATCCAGTGTATCAAC GGGATGGTGGTGGAGGGCGCGCCACTCTCTGTCAGATATCCAAACAGATTCCACAATGGACTCGGTGCATCCAGATCGGCCGCCACTGACCCCTTTTCACGCTCCGG GCCGTACAAGAAGGAGTGCTTTTTCTGGAGGACGACGGGCTGCACGAGGTCGGACTGCACCTACAGACACGTCCCAGAGCACAAGAACATCGACAAGGACAAATTCACCAGTAGGCTGGGAAACTTTCACATGTAG
- the LOC117267346 gene encoding uncharacterized protein LOC117267346 isoform X2 has protein sequence MPKKKDIVKSGAPIPRIRENSRLMRTHESMVDFINGRHPGSSILDVFASGLLGLDFLRNFEDDIIYSDEDDDEDDDRFYPYNAAHKVLEPHPRIKQLTDEEADKHAKELIEEEERRKEKTEKNKRKKLRKKEKKRLEKENAVKDILPEEEQGKSDSSENQEENSVIESNAEEKKNPESGETQNGTEASGCDENSCNNKKESVAEIEKEEDQKDLDLNNSHSSKTNSVPKETCNQRPARERKKEKTKSVEVQQSKEEKPKVVEKPEVQMKKEEIHEPNNEQTVDPTVEEFAKRSRELAGMGNRLAASGQYEMAVKCFTDAIKYNPKEFKLFGNRSLCYERMQQYENALRDADVALSMEPDWIKGLFRKGKALCGLKRYYEASLIYREVLKLEKMSAEAMQELKRAQTLHLMEMGFSWAQSSEALKTHVTLEEAVEALFGGDSNLGAGDASASRDNVEQPVVQEEDDDEGEWIVLQASRPRTQQVKESDACGQSRSKSQSPTPHSKSSVKPELFPVWVGSLAPAVTYSTLHELFSRAGTVYSIKMLLEHQCAFVNYTRKEDSDRAIQCINGMVVEGAPLSVRYPNRFHNGLGASRSAATDPFSRSGPYKKECFFWRTTGCTRSDCTYRHVPEHKNIDKDKFTSRLGNFHM, from the exons ATGCCGAAGAAGAAAGACATCGTTAAAA GTGGCGCTCCAATCCCTAGAATTCGAGAAAACTCAAGACTAATGCGCACACAT GAAAGTATGGTAGATTTCATAAATGGACGTCATCCTGGGAGCTCCATCCTGGACGTCTTCGCCTCTGGTTTATTAG GTTTAGATTTTTTAAGGAACTTTGAGGATGACATCATATATTCAGACGAAGATGACGATGAAGATGATGATCGCTTTTATCCTTACAATGCTGCTCACAAGGTGTTAGAGCCTCATCCTCGAATAAAACAGCTCACTGACGAG GAGGCTGATAAACATGCAAAGGAATtgatagaagaagaagaaaggcgAAAGGAGAAAACTGAGAAGAACAAGCGTAAGAAATTG cgtaaaaaagaaaagaagcggTTAGAAAAGGAGAATGCAGTTAAAGACATTTTACCT GAGGAAGAACAAGGGAAGTCAGACTCCTCAGAAAATCAGGAAGAAAACTCTGTTATTGAAAGTaatgcagaagaaaagaaaaatcctgAATCAGGCGAAACACAAAATGGAACTGAGGCGTCTGGATGTGACGAGAACAgctgtaataataaaaaagaaagtgttGCAGAAATTGAGAAAGAAGAAGACCAAAAG GATTTGGATTTAAATAATTCACATTCTTCTAAAACCAATTCGGTGCCTAAGGAGACGTGTAACCAGAGGCCTgccagagagaggaaaaaggaaaaaactaaATCAGTAGAAGTTCAGCAGTCCAAGGAGGAAAAGCCAAAAGTTGTGGAGAAACCTGAAGTTCAAATGAAGAAGGAAGAGATTCATGAACCCAATAACGAG CAGACAGTGGATCCCACTGTAGAGGAGTTTGCAAAAAGAAGCAGAGAGCTCGCTG GTATGGGAAATCGTTTGGCTGCCTCGGGACAGTACGAGATGGCAGTGAAATGCTTTACTGATGCCATTAAATACAACCCAAAGGAATTTAA GTTATTTGGAAATCGATCGCTCTGTTATGAAAGAATGCAGCAGTATGAAAACGCTCTCAGGGATGCTGACGTAGCGCTCTCCATGGAGCCAGACTGGATAAAGGGTTTATTTAGGAAAGGGAAAGCTCTGTGTGGGCTCAAG AGATACTACGAGGCCTCGCTGATCTACAGGGAGGTGTTGAAGCTGGAGAAGATGAGCGCTGAAGCCATGCAGGAGCTCAAACGAGCGCAGACGTTACACCTCATG GAAATGGGCTTCTCGTGGGCGCAGAGCTCTGAGGCGCTTAAAACACACGTCACTTTAGAAGAAGCTGTTGAAGCTCTGTTTGGTGGTGACAGTAATCTGGGTGCTGGAG ATGCCAGTGCCAGTAGGGACAACGTAGAACAACCGGTGGTGCAGGAAGAAGACGACGATGAGGGAGAGTGGATCGTCTTACAAGCAAGTCGTCCTCGAACGCAGCAGGTCAAAGAGTCTGATGCTTGTGGACAGAGCAGGTCGAAATCTCAGTCGCCGACGCCTCATTCAAAGAGTTCTGTCAAACC GGAGCTTTTCCCCGTTTGGGTCGGATCTTTGGCTCCTGCTGTCACCTACTCAACGCTCCATgagctcttcagcag AGCTGGGACGGTCTACAGCATCAAGATGCTGCTGGAACACCAGTGTGCCTTCGTCAACTACACCAGGAAGGAGGACAGTGACCGAGCCATCCAGTGTATCAAC GGGATGGTGGTGGAGGGCGCGCCACTCTCTGTCAGATATCCAAACAGATTCCACAATGGACTCGGTGCATCCAGATCGGCCGCCACTGACCCCTTTTCACGCTCCGG GCCGTACAAGAAGGAGTGCTTTTTCTGGAGGACGACGGGCTGCACGAGGTCGGACTGCACCTACAGACACGTCCCAGAGCACAAGAACATCGACAAGGACAAATTCACCAGTAGGCTGGGAAACTTTCACATGTAG
- the LOC117266710 gene encoding uncharacterized protein LOC117266710 yields the protein MSFVNDRLYNEFVRRKMPTFVDKVDVGEIIYHLPCLTAHDREHIEARRQNRGNREGVAMLLDCLKRRENWPEQFIEALEACEQWTLAAEMRAKYNALRGIRQAAVAPPAKASAPSEPAAQVPEAISPPEPVPEPPQSTQAEVAPPPSTPPPSPAAQHTQPTTPPPPQRETNSHQEPVENSESDIQDVSADDVVIPDQVSAGNREVSISSVDAPQPSRPVEQCETHTASPDLLQTTTTSTEVSPPQSPSASQMNSDVTDGSSFLTLTPERPPVQDTSPPGDFKAVLQPEETSEPAQVVESSPQTEAAATTSPPLGAAGMGAPLCDDSSVCLSKPGPLISVHPLNHSSPTIPTQSLSVPPYSGNTERLEISSSVSDAVTTAQSSTCSTVSPTTMTTASAPPCQETGIALNHNEPEENHYESPRNSLGMQSVQEHVGHVSEEPSILNLDGQNLTPQVPAVDSEAAKEMTSVPPLSNNAADTVPSVNTSCSENHHPSESTPTDLSAEPKTLQDSEDKMACRTLTPNTKYILIAAGVGACALLMAWRFKH from the exons ATGTCATTCGTCAACGACCGGCTGTACAATGAATTTGTGCGGCGGAAAATGCCGACCTTTGTGGACAAAGTGGACGTGGGAGAAATCATATACCATCTACCGTGCCTGACAGCTCATGACAGG GAACACATTGAGGCGAGGAGACAGAATCGTGGGAACCGTGAAGGCGTGGCGATGCTTCTGGACTGTctgaagaggagagaaaactgGCCGGAGCAGTTCATTGAGGCGCTCGAGGCGTGTGAGCAGTGGACCCTGGCAGCTGAGATGAGAGCAAAGTACAACGCTCTGAGAGGCATCAGACAGGCTGCTGTTGCTCCGCCAGCTAAAGCATCAGCTCCTTCAGAGCCAGCTGCCCAAGTTCCTGAGGCTATTTCCCCACCTGAGCCTGTCCCAGAGCCTCCACAGTCCACTCAGGCTGAAGTGGCACCTCCTCCATCAACACCTCCTCCTTCCCCTGCCGCCCAGCACACTCAGCCCACTACACCCCCACCTCCTCAGAGGGAGACTAATTCTCACCAGGAGCCGGTGGAGAACTCTGAATCAGACATCCAGGATGTCTCTGCTGATGATGTTGTGATCCCTGATCAGGTGAGCGCAGGAAACAGAGAGGTATCCATCAGCTCTGTGGACGCTCCTCAACCATCTCGTCCTGTTGAGCAGTGTGAAACACACACTGCGTCCCCAGATCTTCTCCAAACAACAACCACCTCCACAGAGGTCAGTCCACCACAGAGTCCCTCTGCATCTCAGATGAACTCCGATGTGACCGATGGATCCTCTTTCCTGACCCTGACCCCAGAGAGGCCTCCAGTCCAAGACACCAGCCCTCCTGGGGACTTCAAAGCTGTCCTGCAGCCTGAAGAGACGTCTGAACCTGCACAG GTTGTTGAAAGCAGCCCACAGACAGAAGCTGCAGCGACCACCTCCCCTCCGCTTGGTGCTGCTGGGATGGGTGCCCCTCTGTGTGatgacagctctgtgtgtctgagtAAACCTGGCCCACTCATCAGCGTCCACCCACTAAATCACAGCAGCCCTACGATCCCTACACAAAGCTTGTCGGTGCCGCCCTACTCGGGTAATACTGAGCGTCTGGAAATAAGCAGTTCTGTGTCGGATGCTGTGACCACTGCCCAGAGTTCTACATGCTCCACTGTCAGCCCCACCACCATGACTACAGCGTCTGCACCTCCATGCCAGGAGACCGGCATCGCTCTGAACCATAATGAACCGGAGGAAAACCACTATGAGTCTCCACGTAACAGTTTGGGAATGCAGTCAGTGCAGGAGCACGTGGGGCACGTATCTGAGGAGCCGTCTATCCTTAACCTCGACGGCCAAAACTTGACACCACAAGTTCCAGCTGTTGACAGTGAAGCAGCCAAAGAGATGACCTCTGTTCCACCACTGTCCAACAACGCTGCTGATACTGTACCGAGTGTAAACACCTCCTGCAGTGAGAACCACCACCCGTCTGAGTCTACACCCACTGATCTGTCAGCAGAGCCGAAGACACTGCAGGATTCAGAGGACAAGATGGCCTGTCGCACCCTGACACCTAATACAAAGTACATTCTGATCGCTGCAGGAGTGGGCGCCTGTGCACTGCTGATGGCGTGGAGGTTTAAGCATTAA
- the LOC117267346 gene encoding uncharacterized protein LOC117267346 isoform X1, with protein MPKKKDIVKSGAPIPRIRENSRLMRTHESMVDFINGRHPGSSILDVFASGLLGLDFLRNFEDDIIYSDEDDDEDDDRFYPYNAAHKVLEPHPRIKQLTDEEADKHAKELIEEEERRKEKTEKNKRKKLRKKEKKRLEKENAVKDILPEEEQGKSDSSENQEENSVIESNAEEKKNPESGETQNGTEASGCDENSCNNKKESVAEIEKEEDQKQDLDLNNSHSSKTNSVPKETCNQRPARERKKEKTKSVEVQQSKEEKPKVVEKPEVQMKKEEIHEPNNEQTVDPTVEEFAKRSRELAGMGNRLAASGQYEMAVKCFTDAIKYNPKEFKLFGNRSLCYERMQQYENALRDADVALSMEPDWIKGLFRKGKALCGLKRYYEASLIYREVLKLEKMSAEAMQELKRAQTLHLMEMGFSWAQSSEALKTHVTLEEAVEALFGGDSNLGAGDASASRDNVEQPVVQEEDDDEGEWIVLQASRPRTQQVKESDACGQSRSKSQSPTPHSKSSVKPELFPVWVGSLAPAVTYSTLHELFSRAGTVYSIKMLLEHQCAFVNYTRKEDSDRAIQCINGMVVEGAPLSVRYPNRFHNGLGASRSAATDPFSRSGPYKKECFFWRTTGCTRSDCTYRHVPEHKNIDKDKFTSRLGNFHM; from the exons ATGCCGAAGAAGAAAGACATCGTTAAAA GTGGCGCTCCAATCCCTAGAATTCGAGAAAACTCAAGACTAATGCGCACACAT GAAAGTATGGTAGATTTCATAAATGGACGTCATCCTGGGAGCTCCATCCTGGACGTCTTCGCCTCTGGTTTATTAG GTTTAGATTTTTTAAGGAACTTTGAGGATGACATCATATATTCAGACGAAGATGACGATGAAGATGATGATCGCTTTTATCCTTACAATGCTGCTCACAAGGTGTTAGAGCCTCATCCTCGAATAAAACAGCTCACTGACGAG GAGGCTGATAAACATGCAAAGGAATtgatagaagaagaagaaaggcgAAAGGAGAAAACTGAGAAGAACAAGCGTAAGAAATTG cgtaaaaaagaaaagaagcggTTAGAAAAGGAGAATGCAGTTAAAGACATTTTACCT GAGGAAGAACAAGGGAAGTCAGACTCCTCAGAAAATCAGGAAGAAAACTCTGTTATTGAAAGTaatgcagaagaaaagaaaaatcctgAATCAGGCGAAACACAAAATGGAACTGAGGCGTCTGGATGTGACGAGAACAgctgtaataataaaaaagaaagtgttGCAGAAATTGAGAAAGAAGAAGACCAAAAG CAGGATTTGGATTTAAATAATTCACATTCTTCTAAAACCAATTCGGTGCCTAAGGAGACGTGTAACCAGAGGCCTgccagagagaggaaaaaggaaaaaactaaATCAGTAGAAGTTCAGCAGTCCAAGGAGGAAAAGCCAAAAGTTGTGGAGAAACCTGAAGTTCAAATGAAGAAGGAAGAGATTCATGAACCCAATAACGAG CAGACAGTGGATCCCACTGTAGAGGAGTTTGCAAAAAGAAGCAGAGAGCTCGCTG GTATGGGAAATCGTTTGGCTGCCTCGGGACAGTACGAGATGGCAGTGAAATGCTTTACTGATGCCATTAAATACAACCCAAAGGAATTTAA GTTATTTGGAAATCGATCGCTCTGTTATGAAAGAATGCAGCAGTATGAAAACGCTCTCAGGGATGCTGACGTAGCGCTCTCCATGGAGCCAGACTGGATAAAGGGTTTATTTAGGAAAGGGAAAGCTCTGTGTGGGCTCAAG AGATACTACGAGGCCTCGCTGATCTACAGGGAGGTGTTGAAGCTGGAGAAGATGAGCGCTGAAGCCATGCAGGAGCTCAAACGAGCGCAGACGTTACACCTCATG GAAATGGGCTTCTCGTGGGCGCAGAGCTCTGAGGCGCTTAAAACACACGTCACTTTAGAAGAAGCTGTTGAAGCTCTGTTTGGTGGTGACAGTAATCTGGGTGCTGGAG ATGCCAGTGCCAGTAGGGACAACGTAGAACAACCGGTGGTGCAGGAAGAAGACGACGATGAGGGAGAGTGGATCGTCTTACAAGCAAGTCGTCCTCGAACGCAGCAGGTCAAAGAGTCTGATGCTTGTGGACAGAGCAGGTCGAAATCTCAGTCGCCGACGCCTCATTCAAAGAGTTCTGTCAAACC GGAGCTTTTCCCCGTTTGGGTCGGATCTTTGGCTCCTGCTGTCACCTACTCAACGCTCCATgagctcttcagcag AGCTGGGACGGTCTACAGCATCAAGATGCTGCTGGAACACCAGTGTGCCTTCGTCAACTACACCAGGAAGGAGGACAGTGACCGAGCCATCCAGTGTATCAAC GGGATGGTGGTGGAGGGCGCGCCACTCTCTGTCAGATATCCAAACAGATTCCACAATGGACTCGGTGCATCCAGATCGGCCGCCACTGACCCCTTTTCACGCTCCGG GCCGTACAAGAAGGAGTGCTTTTTCTGGAGGACGACGGGCTGCACGAGGTCGGACTGCACCTACAGACACGTCCCAGAGCACAAGAACATCGACAAGGACAAATTCACCAGTAGGCTGGGAAACTTTCACATGTAG
- the pank2 gene encoding pantothenate kinase 2, mitochondrial isoform X1 produces the protein MAFNGHQRDDESIDEDETPTKQPRSDKEMPGYLRTEPNNEAAAPAGRATSDRRTSNSTARHRSDSVKKTRPPFPWFGMDIGGTLVKLVYFEPKDITAEEEQEEVENLKSIRRYLTSNTAYGKTGIRDVHLELQDLTLCGRTGNLHFIRFPTHDLPAFLQMGRNKHFSSLHTTLCATGGGAYKFESDFRTMADLQLHKLDELDCLIRGVLYIDSVVSRGPSECYYFENPTDPDRCIQKPYTLENPYPLLLVNIGSGVSILAVYSENNYKRVTGTSLGGGTFLGLCCLLTGCSTFEEALEMASQGESTRVDKLVRDIYGGDYERFGLPGWAVASSFGNMMSKEKRESVSKEDLARATLVTITNNIGSITRMCALNENIERVVFVGNFLRVNTLSMKLLAYAMDYWSKGQLKALFLQHEGYFGAVGALLELLHPS, from the exons ATGGCGTTCAATGGCCACCAACGCGACGATGAAAGTATCGACGAAGACGAAACGCCCACGAAGCAGCCGCGGTCCGACAAGGAGATGCCCGGGTATCTCAGAACCGAGCCCAACAATGAGGCGGCCGCGCCCGCAGGAAGAGCCACATCCGACCGGCGGACCTCCAACTCGACGGCGAGGCATCGGAGCGACTCGGTGAAGAAAACAAGGCCGC CATTTCCCTGGTTTGGGATGGACATTGGAGGCACCCTGGTGAAGCTGGTGTACTTCGAGCCCAAAGACATCACAGCcgaggaggagcaggaagaggTGGAGAACCTGAAGAGCATCCGCCGCTACCTGACCTCCAACACCGCCTATGGTAAGACGGGCATCAGGGACGTGCACCTGGAGCTGCAGGACCTGACGCTGTGCGGCAGGACGGGCAACCTGCACTTCATCCGCTTCCCCACTCATGACCTGCCGGCCTTCCTGCAGATGGGCCGCAACAAGCACTTCTCCAGCCTCCACACCACCCTCTGCGCCACGGGAGGGGGGGCCTACAAGTTTGAGTCTGATTTCCGCACG ATGGCCGACCTGCAGCTTCACAAGCTGGACGAGCTGGACTGTTTGATTCGGGGGGTGCTGTACATCGACTCGGTGGTGTCCCGCGGACCCTCAGAGTGCTACTACTTTGAAAACCCCACTGACCCCGATCGCTGCATCCAGAAGCCGTACACACTGGAGAACCCCTACCCTCTGCTGCTGGTCAACATAGGGTCAGGGGTCAGCATCCTGGCCGTCTACTCTGAGAACAACTACAAACGAGTTACAGGGACCAG CCTGGGTGGTGGGACCTTCCTGGGCCTGTGCTGCCTGCTGACCGGCTGCTCCACTTTTGAGGAAGCTCTAGAAATGGCTTCTCAGGGGGAGAGCACGCGAGTGGACAAGCTGGTCCGGGACATCTACGGAGGAGACTATGAGAGGTTTGGGCTGCCAGGCTGGGCGGTGGCCTCAAG TTTTGGCAACATGATGTCCAAAGAGAAGAGGGAGTCGGTGTCCAAAGAGGACCTGGCCAGAGCCACACTGGTCACCATCACTAACAACATCGGCTCCATCACCAGGATGTGTGCTCTCAACGAG AACATAGAGCGAGTGGTGTTTGTGGGGAACTTCCTGAGAGTGAACACCCTCTCCATGAAGCTGCTGGCCTACGCCATGGACTACTGGTCTAAAGGACAGCTCAAAGCTCTCTTCCTACAGCATGAG GGTTACTTCGGAGCGGTCGGCGCCCTGTTGGAGCTTCTGCATCCGTCCTAA
- the pank2 gene encoding pantothenate kinase 2, mitochondrial isoform X2 has product MADLQLHKLDELDCLIRGVLYIDSVVSRGPSECYYFENPTDPDRCIQKPYTLENPYPLLLVNIGSGVSILAVYSENNYKRVTGTSLGGGTFLGLCCLLTGCSTFEEALEMASQGESTRVDKLVRDIYGGDYERFGLPGWAVASSFGNMMSKEKRESVSKEDLARATLVTITNNIGSITRMCALNENIERVVFVGNFLRVNTLSMKLLAYAMDYWSKGQLKALFLQHEGYFGAVGALLELLHPS; this is encoded by the exons ATGGCCGACCTGCAGCTTCACAAGCTGGACGAGCTGGACTGTTTGATTCGGGGGGTGCTGTACATCGACTCGGTGGTGTCCCGCGGACCCTCAGAGTGCTACTACTTTGAAAACCCCACTGACCCCGATCGCTGCATCCAGAAGCCGTACACACTGGAGAACCCCTACCCTCTGCTGCTGGTCAACATAGGGTCAGGGGTCAGCATCCTGGCCGTCTACTCTGAGAACAACTACAAACGAGTTACAGGGACCAG CCTGGGTGGTGGGACCTTCCTGGGCCTGTGCTGCCTGCTGACCGGCTGCTCCACTTTTGAGGAAGCTCTAGAAATGGCTTCTCAGGGGGAGAGCACGCGAGTGGACAAGCTGGTCCGGGACATCTACGGAGGAGACTATGAGAGGTTTGGGCTGCCAGGCTGGGCGGTGGCCTCAAG TTTTGGCAACATGATGTCCAAAGAGAAGAGGGAGTCGGTGTCCAAAGAGGACCTGGCCAGAGCCACACTGGTCACCATCACTAACAACATCGGCTCCATCACCAGGATGTGTGCTCTCAACGAG AACATAGAGCGAGTGGTGTTTGTGGGGAACTTCCTGAGAGTGAACACCCTCTCCATGAAGCTGCTGGCCTACGCCATGGACTACTGGTCTAAAGGACAGCTCAAAGCTCTCTTCCTACAGCATGAG GGTTACTTCGGAGCGGTCGGCGCCCTGTTGGAGCTTCTGCATCCGTCCTAA